GGATTCTTGTGGCTGTTCGCGTGAGAGCAGTCCACCACGATGTTTTCGGGCAGTCCCGCCTTGCGCAGGGCGGCCTCGGCCAGGGCGATGCTGACGGTGTCGTAGTTGGGGCGACCCCCGCCGCCGCGCAGCACCAGGTGGCCATGGGCATTCCCCCGAGTCCGCACGATGGCGGCGGAGCCCTGGTCGTTGAGGCCCAGGAAGCTGTGGGGACGGGCGGCCGAGAGGATGGCATTCACGGCGGCCCCCAGGTCGCCGTCCGTGGCGTTCTTGAAGCCCACGGGCGTGGACAGGCCGCTGGACATCTCCCGGTGGGTCTGGGATTCCGAGGTCCGGGCCCCGATGGCCGTCCAGGCGATGAGGTCGCCGATGTACTGGGGCGTGTTGGGGTCCAGGGCCTCCGTGGCGGCGGGCAGACCGATCTCCCCGATGCGCAGCAGGAACTCCCGGGCCTTCCGCATCCCCTCCTCGATGTGGAAGGAATCGTCCATCCGCGGATCGTTGATGTAGCCCTTCCAGCCCGTGGAGGTGCGCGGCTTCTCGAAATAGACCCGCATCACCAGCAGGAGTGAATCCGAGACCTCCTCCGACAGAGCCTTGAGCCGGGTCGCGTACTCCAGCCCCGCCGCGGGGTCGTGGATGCTGCACGGTCCCACCACCACCATGAGCCGGGGGTCTTCGCGCGCGAGGATGCGCTGGAGGTCCCGGCGCCCGCCGGCCACGGTGTCGGCCACGGCGTCCGGGACGGGAAGGGCCGCGTGGACTTCGGCCGGAGAGGGCATCCGGTCGAAGGCATCGATGTTGAGGTTTTCGAGGGTGTGATGAGTCATGGCCGGGGCTTTCCGGAAGGGCTAAGGTAGGAGTTTCTCATGCCGTGCGGGTGGCACCCGGGCAGAGGCTGCGAACCGGGAGACTGCGGTCTTCCAGCCGATTCCCTGCGCCACCCGAAAGGGATGCGTTCGCAGGCACGGCGAAAGACAGGGTCCAGGGAGTACGGATGCAGGAAAAGCACGCCATCAAGCACTTTGCGCCAGGCTGGTTCGCCGTGATCATGGGCACTGGAGGGCTGGCGAACATCCTGTTCCTCTGGGAGGGCCAGATCCCGGGGCTGTGGCGCTCGAGCCTGGTCGTGGCGGCCCTGGCCGATGTCGGATTCTTCATCGTGCTGATTCCGTGGCTGCTCCGCTGGGTGCGCCACTTCGACTATGTGCGGCGCGACCTCCACCATCCCGTCTCGTCGAACTTCTTCGTCACGATGCCGGTGGCCACCGTCATCCTGGGCACGAACATCCACCTGATCTGGGGGCCCCACCTGAACCGGGCGTGGGCCTTTGGGCTGATGCTGGCCTGCTGGGTCATCGCCGTCGCCGGCGTGGCCTTCTTCACCCTCTTCACGACCTTCCGGTTCATCCGCGCCGAAGCACCGCCTGATCCCGAGACCATGAACTTCTCCTGGATCATGGCGCCCATCGCCAACATGGCCCTGCTGCTTCTGGGGAATCCGGTGCTGGGAC
The window above is part of the Geothrix sp. genome. Proteins encoded here:
- a CDS encoding 3-deoxy-7-phosphoheptulonate synthase, which produces MTHHTLENLNIDAFDRMPSPAEVHAALPVPDAVADTVAGGRRDLQRILAREDPRLMVVVGPCSIHDPAAGLEYATRLKALSEEVSDSLLLVMRVYFEKPRTSTGWKGYINDPRMDDSFHIEEGMRKAREFLLRIGEIGLPAATEALDPNTPQYIGDLIAWTAIGARTSESQTHREMSSGLSTPVGFKNATDGDLGAAVNAILSAARPHSFLGLNDQGSAAIVRTRGNAHGHLVLRGGGGRPNYDTVSIALAEAALRKAGLPENIVVDCSHANSHKNPRLQPLVFLDCAHQILRGNRSIVGLMVESFLEEGSQPIPADLATLRYGCSVTDACLGWEDTATLLREARNLLKDALPERRG